The genomic interval ATTTCTGGGCAGTCTGAGAAATCAATATCCTCATCACTCATTGCGTCTAATCGTTGCCAATCAGTTTGAGAGTTGCTCGAAGTAGGTTCGTTGTTCATATTTCGTCGCTTTTCTTGCAGAAATAATACGAGTGCAATCCTCACGTTCTGTATGGACAATGGCAATCACTCGCCCTTGCAACAAACCGAATGTGACAAAACGCTGCTCTCCATAACTGTAACGATCGTCCTCAACCGTTAAGATATCGCCGTCAAATACGGCTGGAACATCAACAAAATCGATGCCGTGTTTACGAAGATTAGCAAGACGTTTTGCTTCATCCCATTCATATTCCATAACTGAACGACAGCTACAATATGCAATTGTAGTTACAAATTGTCGTTACAGCCACTACTCCAAGTAATTCTGATTTTGATTGACTTGTGGGGCAATCAACAACTTCAAAGTTCCGGTGCATTGAGGTTGTTAGCTCGCGCTGTTTTACAGTTGAGAAACACATCACTTAGGAGGACATTCTCTGATGCTGAAATATAGATGGGTATAGTTTGTCTACAAAAGCTACTACTCCTGAGTAAGGTAAAATTTTTTCTAAGAGGAAAGTATCAAAAGCTCCTAAGCCTAAACCTGCAAATGCTCCTACACCAGGAACAAAACCAGCGAGTGTAGATATTACTAACCTTGACGTTTTACCAGTATCGCCCTGTGCAAAAACTCCTAATTTTGAACGAATATCATTAAGTTGCTCAACAATTTCAGAATCACTAACAATATCAATTTTCCTAAGCCATTCTCGAAATAATTTGAGTTCTTGGCTTTTACGTACCTCAAGTAGCTTTTCTATATTTACTGGTTGCTCGGAATCAGAAACAATACTAGGACAATTTTTGAGTTGAAGGACACGGCTTAAGTTTACCTCAAGTTTACCAGGATGAAGTGATTGAAAAAGAAACTCTAATCTGTCGCCAAAAAGAGGAGTCTCATCTTCTAGAAATCCTGATACTGCACTATGTACATTCATTTCAGCTATTCGCTGATTTAAACCAGCTATACCAAGAACTGCTTTTTCTACAACTTTATGAACTTCTACTTCATCTAAAGAAAAGACTTCACTCAAATTAGTTTCTACCTCAAAAATTTGATCATCAATCTGATGAAGTCTAATTAAAAAATCGTTAGGTTTTACCTTAAGACCTTTTTCTTTCTCTAAAGCAATTACCGTAGCTAACTCAATTCCTCTATTACTAGCAAGATCACTGTTCACCTGCTTTAAAAGTTGTGAGTCAAAGTCTTGCAAATAATTATTATCAAAAGCCTCTACAACTGCCAGCTTAAGCTTTTTAATTTGGTTATGGCTTAAATTTGCCATACCAACATTTCTAAGATTGTCACTAATCCATTTTCTTCGATCTGCTGCAAAGCCATACGAAACACTGTAAGTGCCAAGAGGTAAAGCTTTTCCACCAGGAACAAGAAAATCAGTTTGACCGATTTGGGCTGTAACACGAGCTTCACAGGAGATTCGTAAAGCGCCAGATGATAGCAATGCCAACGCACCCTCAAATCCGAAGGCTTTAACCAAATATGGTATTTCTCTTAAGTTTGGAGAATACAGAATAAAGACATCGAACAAAAGTAACTTATTGATTAAAGATTGCAAATCAAAAAAATTACTTCCGCCCTCTGAATACGGCTTTGAGCATAAACCAAAGAGATTATTATAAATATCCATTGAAGGCATCATTACTCACCGATAATATTGAAACCTTCCTACTACCTGTTTCAATCATAGCTTTTTAGAAAATTAAGCTGTCTACATACAGCCTGGGTAAGCCATCTCATCGCTCACCTTTAGGAACTACTATTTATTACAAAATGGCTATGAAATCCGCATAGTGCAGGAACTACTCGGACACAAAGATGTGAAAACTACAATGATTTATATCTATCTGCTTAACCCTGGTGGTAAAGCTGTCTGTCTTCCCCTTGATTAACCAGGATTTTGTATTTAACGGGACTTACGATTAATCTAAACCAACCTGAGTGCGTGAACAGGAAAGGGACAGGTAGTCAACTGAAAATAAGATATTTCTCAGCCTTTTACCCTTTCCCTTTACCTTCTACTTCCTAATTCCCTAAAGTTTCATTTCTTGAATGAAGTTGGTGTAAACATTGCCTTGTAAAAACTGTGGGTTTTCCATAATTCTTTGATGAAAACCAATAGTTGTTGGTAGTCCCGTAATAGCACATTCCCGCAGGGCGCGTTTCATTCTA from Aulosira sp. FACHB-615 carries:
- a CDS encoding tyrosine-type recombinase/integrase yields the protein MSSLTFRNYYLLQNGYEIRIVQELLGHKDVKTTMIYIYLLNPGGKAVCLPLD
- a CDS encoding BrnT family toxin, coding for MEYEWDEAKRLANLRKHGIDFVDVPAVFDGDILTVEDDRYSYGEQRFVTFGLLQGRVIAIVHTEREDCTRIISARKATKYEQRTYFEQLSN